Genomic DNA from Haloplanus sp. HW8-1:
CATCTCCGGCACCGACATCCGGCCGTACCTCGAAGTCGGCGAGTCCGACGAGGTACGCAAGGCGATGACCGACGAGGTCATCACCGCCACGGAGGACGTGACCGCTCGCGACGCACTCGAACTCATGTACGATCACAAGATCGAGCGGGTGCCGATCGTCGACGGGGAGGACCGCCTCGTCGGCCTCGTCACGATGCAGGGGATCCTCCATCGGCGGGAACACGAGAACGCCGCGCGCGACGACGACGGCGCCCTCCGGATCGGCGTCGCCGTCGGTCCCTTCGAGGACGACCGGGCAGTCGCCGCCGACGACGCCGGTGCGGACGTGCTCTTCATCGACTGTGCACACGCCCACAACCGGAACGTGATCGACAGCGCGCGTGCGATCGGCGAGACGGTCGACGCCGACGTGGTCGTCGGCAACATCGGCACCCGCGAGGCCGCGGAAGCGGTCGTCGACTTCGCCGACGGCGTGAAGGTCGGCATCGGTCCGGGGTCGATCTGTACGACGCGGGTCGTCACCGGCGCGGGGATGCCACAGATCACCGCCGTCTCCGAGGTGGCGGACGTCGCCAGCCGACACGACGTGCCGGTCATCGCCGACGGCGGCATCCGCTACTCCGGCGACGCGATCAAGGCCGTCGCGGCGGGTGCCGACGCGGTCATGCTCGGGTCGTACTTCGCGGGCACGAAGGAAGCGCCGGGCCGGGTCATCACCATGAACGGCAAGAAGTACAAGCAGTACCGCGGTATGGGATCGGTCGGCGCGATGCGATCGGGTGGCGGCGACCGATATCTGAAGGAGGAAGACGACGAAGAGGGGTTCGTCCCGGAGGGCGTCGAGGCGGCCACCCCCTACAAGGGGACGCTCGCGTCGGAGCTCCACCAACTGGTCGGCGGCATGAAGTCGGGGATGGGATACGTGGGCGCGGCCACGCTTCCCGAGTTCAAGCAGCGCTCCCGGTTCGTCCGCGTCTCCGCCGCGGGACAGACCGAGGGTCACCCACACGACGTGATGATCACCGACGAGGCACCGAACTACAGCCCACAGGAGTGAGGTCGGGACCCGGCATGTCGGGTCGCGTATTCGGGGAAACGTTCGTTCCACAAGGGGTATTTTGATATAGTCCGGCGATACATGGACAGTCGTGAGTGGTCGCACTCCCCCCCGGGAGGACATATGAGCGACGATACCCCCCTCGTCCTCGTCGTCGAGGACGAACGTGACCTAGCCGAACTCTACACGACGTGGCTCGCCAAGTCCTACCGCGTGCGAACGGTGAACGACGGTCGAGCGGCGCTCGACGAACTCGACGACGAAGTCAGCGTCGTACTACTGGATCGACGGATGCCGGACCTCTCCGGCGACGAAGTCCTCGACGCGCTCCACGAACGGGGACTCGACTGCCGTGTCGCGATGGTGACGGCCGTCGAACCCGACACGGACGTGATCGACATGGGCTTCGACGATTACCTCGTCAAGCCGGTGTCCAAAGAGAAACTGACCCGCACGGTGGCGAACTTGCTCGTCCGCGACGAGTACGGCGAGGGTGTCCGCAGGCTCTTCTCGCTCGCCTCGAAGAAAGCCCTGCTCGAATCGGAGACGAAGACGAACGCGCTCGAGGAGTCCGAGAAGTACCAGGGACTGCTCGACGATATCGAGAGTCTCCGGGCGGAACTCGACGACAAGCTCGCCCAGCTCAGCGAGGACGGAGACCTGACAAGAATATATCAGGATCTCGGCGAAGACGGCAGCAAAGACTAGTTAGTTAGACGACACTATTGCGGTGCGATTCGTTTTTCGATCCCCGTAGAGCCGTTGAGTCGGGGTGATCTTCGGCATCCGAAGTTTATGTCAGCCATCATCCGATTTAATTGATTATATTTACTATCAGATATTCTCGAAAAATTATATTTCTCTGCCGGCGGACAGGTCAGTTGCAATGTCCGAAAGTGACAGCGGCACGGTGGCAGCGTACCTGAACGACAACCCGCGGATGATGGGCGTCCTGTTCACGATGCTCCTGCTCCTCTCGCAGGCCGGCACCGTGGCAGCGAGCAACGGTGGCGGGATCTCGGGTCCCTAAAGGTCGGAGACGTCGAGTTCGTCGCTCCAGACGAGCGAGCCATCGATTTTCACCGGCACCGCTTCCAGCGAGAGAAACTGCTCCAGTTCGGTACGGTCGACCTCGAACGTCTTCGAGGTGCCCGACCAGAGGTGATACTCGTCGACGTCGTTGAGCCACGGCATCACCAGACTTCCCATCCCGTACGACGTCGAGGGGTACGTCTCCCACTCCAGTTCGTAGCCGTCGCCACACCGACGGAGCGAACAGACGTTGGGTGGACTCCCGTCGGTCCGGGCAAGCGAGAGACTACTGTCGCCGATGATGGTGTACTGATCGCCGATGATCGAGTCGCTGCGAGCGACGTCGAGGGCGCTTCCGACGGTGAATCCCCGGTTGAACAGACGGGCCAACATTCGGCCCATGCGGATGGCGCCGCTGTTGATCACGTCCGAGAGCGTGACGATGCCCGCGATGGCCCCCGCGTCGATGAGCGCCGACCCCTGTTCGTAGGACTGGCAGGCGTTGAGCAGAAAGGCATCGAGCCCCGCCGTCTCGAGCGTGGTGGCGTCGAGTCGACCGTCCGCACACTCGAACCCCGCCGCGTCGATGTGGCCGATGTAATGCAGGAGGTCCGACTCGGCCGAGAGGACCTCCCGTAGTTCCGACCGCCGGAGGTCGTGGTGGACACGCACGTCGAAGGGGAGTTTCTCACGGGAGCCGTACACCTCGTCGACCACGTCCCGTTCGTCGGCCATCCGGGGGTCGTTGCAGACGACCGTGATCCCGATGTCGCCGTCGGCGGGCGACCGGTCGAGGCGGTTGTAGAAGGCGTCGGTGGTGGCCTTGCTGGCGCCGATGGGCGCTCCCTCACCGACCCAGGACTGCTCTAGGGAGTCGGTCGTCTCCGGCTGAACGTACGACCGTGCGGTCCCGTCGGTCGACGCGCTCCGGGTGAACGTCGGGTCGCGGAAGAACTCGTCCGCGGCGGTCGTCTGGACCGCCGAACTCGGCTCGGGTTGGTCCTGTGGCGTCCGGACCACCGCCAGGTCGTTCGTCACGAACGGCAGCAGTTCGACGTTCTCGGGTGTGGGGGCGACGTGTGACGTGAGCCGCCACTCCGGGAGAGCGTCCTCGACGGCGCCGAAGGGAATCGAGAGGTACTCCTCCAGTTGGGTCGCGAGCGACTGATCGTACAACCACCCGAAGTCGAGGTCGAGATCCGTCTCGACGGCCGTACGCTCGTGGAGGTCGACGGAGTAGTACCCCTCCGTCCGCGTCACGCAGTCGAGGAAAAAGGTCTGCTTGAGGACGCGTTCGACCTCCGTTTCGAACCCGCGTACCGTGTTCAGGTCGTGTTCGAACCCCACGTCGGTCACGAGGCGGGGGCGGTCGCCCGGAACCACGTCGGCGGCCAGGTAGTACGCGAGCGGGGCTGCCACGTAGATCGACCGATACTCCGGCGGGAGTTCGAGTCGGACGCCGGTGTCGGGGGAGACCACTCCCTCCGGAACCTCGAGACGGTCGCCGAGTTCGACCAACGGCGGATGTCCCCGGAGCGTCGGATACGACCGCTCCGGCGAGACGGTCTTGAGCGCCGAGGGGAACTCGGAGACGGCGGCCATCACGTCCACGGGATCGTCCGTAGTCGTGAGGGTGGCGGCCGGACCTTCGTGGTGGGAGCGGGCCCCGACGCGGACCGCCCGCTCCCCGTCGAACTCGACGCGCGTCCGGGTGAGATCCGAGGCGACCGTCACGGCCCCCTCGACACGGAGGTAGATCTTGATCGGGCCACAGAGCT
This window encodes:
- the guaB gene encoding IMP dehydrogenase — translated: MANDVPETDPFSSKLQVPEALTFDDVLLRPMESHVEPDEADVSTRVSTNVTLNIPILSAAMDTVTESDLAIAMARKGGLGVLHRNMTVEEMDVEIERVKRADELVIRRDDVVTADPDQTVQEVDEMMEGEGVSGAPVVDDDDVVLGIISGTDIRPYLEVGESDEVRKAMTDEVITATEDVTARDALELMYDHKIERVPIVDGEDRLVGLVTMQGILHRREHENAARDDDGALRIGVAVGPFEDDRAVAADDAGADVLFIDCAHAHNRNVIDSARAIGETVDADVVVGNIGTREAAEAVVDFADGVKVGIGPGSICTTRVVTGAGMPQITAVSEVADVASRHDVPVIADGGIRYSGDAIKAVAAGADAVMLGSYFAGTKEAPGRVITMNGKKYKQYRGMGSVGAMRSGGGDRYLKEEDDEEGFVPEGVEAATPYKGTLASELHQLVGGMKSGMGYVGAATLPEFKQRSRFVRVSAAGQTEGHPHDVMITDEAPNYSPQE
- a CDS encoding response regulator yields the protein MSDDTPLVLVVEDERDLAELYTTWLAKSYRVRTVNDGRAALDELDDEVSVVLLDRRMPDLSGDEVLDALHERGLDCRVAMVTAVEPDTDVIDMGFDDYLVKPVSKEKLTRTVANLLVRDEYGEGVRRLFSLASKKALLESETKTNALEESEKYQGLLDDIESLRAELDDKLAQLSEDGDLTRIYQDLGEDGSKD
- a CDS encoding DUF7503 family protein, yielding MSESDSGTVAAYLNDNPRMMGVLFTMLLLLSQAGTVAASNGGGISGP